From Candidatus Pedobacter colombiensis, one genomic window encodes:
- the lepA gene encoding translation elongation factor 4 — protein MKHIRNFCIIAHIDHGKSTLADRLLEYTKTISQRESQAQLLDNMDLERERGITIKSHAIQMNYKVGEIEYNFNLIDTPGHVDFSYEVSRSIAACEGALLIVDASQGIQAQTISNLYLALEHDLEIIPILNKMDLPGAMPEEVKDQIIDLIGCKREDIIPASGKTGMGIPDIIQAIVDRVPAPVGDPDAPLQALIFDSVFNPFRGIIAYYKVVNGEIKKGDKVKFINTGKQYLADEVGILKLDMSPRNVVKTGDVGYIISGIKEAREVKVGDTITTVDRPSLNSIQGFEEVKPMVFAGIYPVDTDEFEELREAMHKLQLNDASIVFEPESSAALGFGFRCGFLGMLHMEIIQERLEREFNMTVITTVPNVSYIARTTKGDEVIVNNPSDLPDPSKLDSVEEPYIKANIITKAEFVGPVMSLCIQKRGIIVNQSYLTSDRVELVFEMPMGEIVFDFYDKLKTISKGYASFDYHQVGYRKSDLVRLDMLLNEEPVDALSSLIHRSNAYDFGKKICEKLRELIPRQQFEIKIQASIGAKVIARETLSALRKDVTAKCYGGDISRKRKLLEKQKQGKKRMRQVGNVEIPQTAFMAVLKLD, from the coding sequence ATGAAGCACATACGTAATTTTTGCATAATTGCACATATTGATCACGGTAAAAGCACTTTAGCTGACCGTCTGTTAGAATACACTAAAACCATTTCACAACGCGAGTCGCAGGCTCAGTTGCTGGATAATATGGATTTGGAGCGTGAACGTGGGATCACCATAAAAAGTCACGCCATACAAATGAATTATAAGGTTGGTGAAATTGAATACAATTTCAACCTGATTGATACGCCTGGACACGTAGATTTTTCTTACGAAGTTTCTCGTTCTATTGCGGCTTGCGAAGGTGCATTGCTTATTGTTGATGCATCTCAAGGAATTCAGGCACAAACCATCTCAAACTTATATTTAGCTCTAGAGCACGACCTTGAAATTATCCCGATTTTAAATAAAATGGATTTACCTGGGGCAATGCCTGAGGAAGTGAAAGACCAGATTATTGATTTAATCGGATGTAAACGCGAAGACATTATTCCTGCATCAGGCAAAACTGGTATGGGTATTCCTGATATCATTCAAGCTATTGTAGATCGTGTCCCTGCTCCTGTTGGTGATCCTGATGCTCCTTTGCAGGCACTGATTTTTGACTCTGTTTTTAACCCATTCAGAGGGATCATCGCATACTATAAAGTAGTAAACGGCGAAATTAAAAAAGGTGATAAAGTAAAATTCATCAACACAGGTAAACAATATTTAGCTGACGAAGTTGGTATCCTGAAACTGGATATGTCTCCACGTAACGTAGTTAAAACCGGAGATGTAGGCTATATTATTTCAGGAATTAAAGAAGCTCGTGAAGTAAAAGTTGGTGATACAATTACTACCGTTGATAGACCATCTTTAAACTCCATTCAAGGTTTCGAAGAGGTTAAACCAATGGTTTTTGCCGGAATTTATCCTGTTGACACTGATGAGTTTGAAGAATTACGTGAGGCAATGCACAAATTGCAACTGAATGATGCTTCTATCGTATTCGAGCCGGAAAGTTCAGCAGCACTAGGTTTTGGTTTCCGTTGTGGATTCCTTGGAATGTTGCATATGGAAATTATTCAGGAGCGCCTGGAGCGTGAATTCAACATGACGGTTATTACAACTGTTCCCAACGTATCCTATATTGCACGAACCACCAAAGGTGATGAAGTTATTGTAAACAATCCATCAGATTTACCAGACCCTAGTAAACTGGACTCTGTGGAAGAGCCTTATATCAAAGCAAATATCATTACCAAAGCAGAATTTGTTGGTCCGGTAATGTCACTATGTATTCAGAAAAGAGGGATTATCGTAAATCAATCTTACCTGACTTCAGATCGTGTAGAGCTTGTTTTTGAGATGCCTATGGGAGAAATCGTTTTCGACTTCTATGATAAGCTAAAAACAATTTCTAAAGGTTATGCTTCTTTTGATTATCATCAGGTTGGTTACCGCAAATCGGATTTGGTAAGATTGGATATGCTGTTAAATGAAGAGCCTGTTGATGCATTATCTTCATTGATTCACCGGAGCAATGCTTACGACTTTGGAAAGAAAATTTGTGAGAAACTGAGAGAACTAATCCCGCGCCAGCAATTCGAGATCAAGATACAAGCATCTATTGGTGCAAAAGTAATTGCCCGCGAAACACTGAGTGCTTTACGTAAAGATGTTACTGCTAAATGTTATGGTGGTGATATTTCCCGTAAACGTAAGCTACTTGAAAAACAGAAACAAGGAAAGAAACGTATGCGCCAGGTTGGAAACGTAGAGATTCCTCAAACAGCATTTATGGCTGTATTAAAACTGGACTAA
- a CDS encoding tetrahydrofolate dehydrogenase/cyclohydrolase catalytic domain-containing protein has protein sequence MQLLDGKFASEKIKHEIAAEAADFLAKSGRKPHLVAILVGNDGGSETYVASKMKNCEKVGFQSSLIRYDVTVTEEELLQKIEEINQDAGVDGLIVQLPLPKHIDPEKVTEKIDYRKDVDGFHPVNLGRMMRNLPCFIPATPYGILLMLQAYEIDTTGKHCVVVGRSNIVGSPMSILMARNANPGNCTVTLTHSKTSNLKELALQADIIVAAIGKKNFVTADMVKPGAIIIDVGINRETSDQTKSGYKLYGDVDFENVAPKSSWITPVPGGVGLMTIVGLLKNTLASAKGEIYS, from the coding sequence ATGCAATTACTCGACGGAAAATTCGCATCAGAAAAGATAAAACATGAAATAGCAGCTGAAGCCGCAGATTTTTTAGCTAAGAGTGGTAGGAAACCACATCTGGTGGCGATTTTAGTTGGTAACGATGGTGGTAGTGAAACTTATGTTGCCAGTAAAATGAAAAACTGTGAGAAGGTTGGATTTCAATCCTCTCTAATCAGATATGATGTTACAGTAACTGAAGAAGAATTACTTCAAAAAATCGAAGAAATTAACCAGGACGCTGGTGTTGATGGTTTAATTGTACAACTTCCACTTCCTAAACATATTGATCCGGAAAAAGTAACGGAAAAAATTGACTACCGTAAAGATGTGGATGGTTTTCATCCTGTAAATTTAGGTAGAATGATGCGTAACCTACCCTGCTTTATTCCTGCTACTCCTTATGGCATTTTATTAATGTTGCAAGCTTACGAAATAGATACTACCGGTAAACACTGTGTAGTGGTTGGCAGAAGCAACATTGTTGGAAGCCCAATGAGTATTTTAATGGCACGTAATGCCAATCCAGGTAACTGTACAGTAACACTTACCCATAGTAAAACCAGTAACTTAAAAGAACTGGCACTTCAGGCGGATATTATCGTTGCAGCAATTGGTAAAAAGAATTTTGTTACGGCTGATATGGTGAAGCCGGGAGCTATCATCATTGATGTTGGCATCAACCGGGAAACTTCAGATCAAACCAAATCCGGCTACAAACTATATGGTGATGTTGATTTCGAAAATGTGGCTCCTAAATCTTCCTGGATTACACCTGTTCCCGGAGGTGTGGGCTTAATGACCATCGTAGGTTTACTTAAAAATACACTGGCTTCAGCCAAAGGAGAAATTTATAGTTAA
- a CDS encoding 7-carboxy-7-deazaguanine synthase QueE, translated as MTHQIPEDGTLLPLMEEFYTIQGEGFNTGKAAYFIRLGGCDVGCHWCDVKESWDAELHPLTLSDDIVAKADSFPGKAVVITGGEPLIYNLDYLTKELRKKKILTFIETSGAYPLSGEWDWICLSPKKFKAPRPDITLFANELKVIIFNKSDFEWAEKYAETVSANCKLYLQPEWSKSKEITPLIIDYVMANPKWEISLQTHKFLNIP; from the coding sequence ATGACACATCAAATACCAGAAGACGGCACACTACTTCCATTGATGGAAGAATTTTACACGATACAGGGAGAAGGATTTAATACCGGAAAAGCTGCTTATTTTATCCGTTTAGGCGGTTGCGATGTAGGCTGTCACTGGTGCGATGTTAAAGAAAGCTGGGATGCAGAATTGCACCCGCTTACCTTATCCGATGATATTGTAGCTAAAGCAGATAGCTTCCCTGGAAAGGCTGTAGTAATTACTGGTGGCGAACCTTTAATCTATAATCTGGATTACCTAACAAAAGAACTTCGTAAGAAGAAGATATTAACCTTTATTGAAACATCTGGCGCCTACCCCTTATCAGGTGAATGGGATTGGATTTGTTTATCGCCTAAAAAATTTAAAGCCCCCCGTCCTGATATCACTCTATTTGCAAATGAGTTGAAGGTAATCATATTTAATAAAAGTGATTTTGAATGGGCAGAAAAATATGCCGAGACAGTTTCAGCAAATTGCAAGCTGTATTTACAGCCAGAATGGTCTAAATCAAAAGAAATAACTCCTTTGATTATTGATTATGTCATGGCTAATCCTAAATGGGAAATTTCATTACAAACCCATAAGTTTTTAAACATCCCATAG
- a CDS encoding RES family NAD+ phosphorylase: MQVFRIALAKYATALNASGRAARWNPNDIEMIYTAGSRSLACLENVVHRNQVGLNHLFKVMTIVIPDDLCMQTIEQKKLPTNWTEFNQIPITQKLGEDWIKERKSAILKVPSSIIQAEYNYVINPLHPDFKSIKLLKFEDFIFDKRIKMS, translated from the coding sequence ATGCAAGTATTTCGTATTGCATTAGCTAAATATGCAACTGCATTAAACGCCTCAGGAAGAGCTGCCCGCTGGAATCCCAATGATATTGAAATGATATATACTGCTGGCTCACGTTCATTAGCTTGTCTTGAAAATGTAGTTCACCGGAACCAGGTGGGACTGAACCATCTTTTTAAAGTGATGACCATTGTAATACCCGACGACCTTTGTATGCAAACGATCGAACAGAAAAAACTTCCGACAAACTGGACCGAATTTAATCAAATACCAATCACTCAAAAATTGGGAGAAGATTGGATAAAAGAAAGAAAATCGGCTATCCTAAAGGTACCTTCGTCCATCATCCAAGCTGAATATAATTACGTCATCAACCCATTGCATCCTGATTTTAAATCCATAAAACTATTAAAATTTGAAGATTTCATCTTTGACAAAAGGATAAAAATGTCATAA
- a CDS encoding OmpA family protein, whose translation MKKITLLLFLCFIIQTASAQNSTVKKAQANFDKAQDFLMADNYDQAIILLQEAVKADPGFQFAFVQLADINRRLKSYELAKQNYASALALGGNPEPRVYYGFAEAEIFTGDYENALKNINQFIKTYKGTDPDFMKRAKKYLKDCEFAIEALKHPVKYEPINMGPEINSSYRDYFPAITADGTQLIFSRNIDGNEDFFTSTLKDKSWSTPVPLSDKINTSKYNEGAQSITPDGLYLFFTGCNRPDGLGRCDIYVSHKNGKEWGEPFNLGAPINTPYWESQPAISPDGNTLYFVSNRPGGYGGYDIWKSSLKADGYWSVPENLGPEINTPYDEQTPFLHPDGKTLYFSSDGWPGMGNKDIFISRADENGKWSKPENLGYPINTFNEETGLIVTPDGSSGLFSSNLKGGYGDMDIYQFKMPESKKPLPITYVKGIVTDKESKEFLEAKVQVVNLKTSKIMYNDFTSKETGDFLAVMPIGGNYAFNVTANGYLFYSENYQLDSAYVNNPFLVNINLEKLTAGKNMVLKNIFFNTNEYSLLPTSITELSTLKELLKNNASLQIEIQGHTDNMGNDLQNEKLSLQRAKAVYNYLIEAEIDPERLTFKGYGKTRPIAPNDTEAQRKQNRRTSFVITKI comes from the coding sequence ATGAAGAAAATTACGCTTTTACTTTTCTTATGTTTTATCATTCAGACTGCGAGTGCTCAAAACTCTACAGTAAAAAAAGCGCAGGCTAATTTTGATAAAGCGCAAGATTTTCTAATGGCTGACAATTATGATCAGGCCATCATCTTACTTCAAGAAGCTGTTAAAGCTGATCCCGGTTTTCAGTTTGCCTTTGTACAACTTGCCGATATCAACCGAAGGCTTAAATCTTATGAATTAGCAAAACAAAACTATGCCAGCGCACTGGCACTGGGTGGCAATCCTGAACCTCGCGTTTATTACGGTTTTGCTGAGGCAGAAATTTTTACCGGTGATTATGAAAACGCCTTAAAAAATATCAACCAATTTATAAAAACTTATAAAGGTACAGATCCCGACTTTATGAAGAGGGCTAAAAAATATTTAAAGGATTGTGAATTTGCTATTGAAGCATTAAAGCACCCTGTAAAATATGAACCTATAAATATGGGTCCGGAAATTAACTCAAGTTACCGAGATTATTTCCCCGCTATCACTGCTGATGGAACTCAGCTTATTTTTAGTAGAAATATTGACGGCAATGAAGATTTCTTTACTTCAACGCTAAAGGATAAATCATGGAGCACACCTGTTCCATTAAGTGACAAAATCAATACATCAAAATATAATGAGGGAGCTCAGTCTATTACTCCGGATGGCTTATACTTATTTTTTACGGGTTGCAACAGACCTGATGGACTAGGCCGCTGCGATATTTATGTTAGTCATAAAAATGGAAAAGAATGGGGAGAGCCATTTAACCTGGGTGCTCCAATCAATACCCCCTATTGGGAATCACAACCTGCTATCAGCCCCGACGGAAATACTTTATATTTCGTAAGTAACAGACCAGGTGGCTATGGAGGTTACGATATATGGAAAAGCTCTTTAAAAGCAGATGGCTACTGGAGTGTTCCTGAAAACCTTGGCCCGGAAATCAATACTCCTTACGATGAGCAAACCCCCTTTCTTCATCCAGATGGAAAAACCTTATACTTTTCTTCAGATGGATGGCCAGGAATGGGAAATAAAGATATTTTTATAAGCCGTGCTGATGAAAACGGCAAATGGTCAAAACCGGAAAATCTGGGTTACCCGATTAATACTTTTAATGAAGAAACCGGTTTAATTGTTACGCCTGATGGTTCATCAGGATTATTCTCTTCTAATTTAAAGGGCGGTTATGGGGATATGGATATCTATCAGTTTAAAATGCCGGAAAGTAAAAAGCCACTCCCGATTACTTATGTAAAAGGAATTGTAACAGACAAAGAGAGCAAAGAATTTTTAGAAGCTAAGGTCCAGGTAGTCAATTTAAAAACCAGTAAGATAATGTATAATGATTTTACTTCTAAAGAGACTGGTGACTTTTTGGCTGTAATGCCTATTGGAGGTAACTATGCTTTTAATGTAACGGCAAATGGGTATCTTTTTTATTCCGAAAACTACCAGTTAGACAGTGCTTATGTGAACAATCCATTCCTGGTAAATATAAACTTAGAAAAGCTCACTGCCGGAAAAAACATGGTATTAAAGAATATATTCTTTAATACCAATGAGTATTCACTTTTGCCAACTTCTATAACAGAACTGAGCACACTCAAAGAGCTACTTAAAAATAATGCAAGTCTGCAGATAGAGATCCAGGGACATACTGATAATATGGGTAACGATCTCCAAAATGAAAAACTCTCATTGCAACGTGCTAAAGCTGTTTACAATTACCTTATCGAAGCAGAAATTGATCCGGAAAGATTAACATTTAAAGGGTATGGGAAAACGAGGCCTATTGCACCAAATGATACGGAAGCACAGCGAAAACAAAACAGAAGAACCTCTTTTGTAATTACTAAAATCTAA
- a CDS encoding methionine aminotransferase, translating to MIAINSKLPHTGTTIFTVMSKLAEEHKAINLSQGFPDYDCDPKLLDLVTDAMQKGFNQYAPMPGLPLLRELIAEKVSNLYGANYHPDTEVTITAGGTQAIFTALSCCINSGDEVIIFEPAYDCYAPAVKLLGGLVKPYELAPPVYEIDWEMVKKLFTAKTKMIILNSPQNPTGCTLSEKDIKALIKLTRNTDILILSDEVYEHIIFDGHKHRSIALYPELRERSFIVASFGKLLHATGWKMGYCLAPERLMKEFRKVHQFNVFSVNTPMQLGIANYLKDPETYESLSGFFQQKRDFFRSLLMETNFKLLPCNGSYFQCVSFAHLNEEKDTDMAIRLVKEYGVASIPVSAFYIRNTDHQVLRFCFAKKQETLEKAVERLMKL from the coding sequence ATGATAGCTATAAATTCAAAACTACCACATACCGGCACTACAATCTTTACTGTAATGTCAAAATTAGCAGAAGAACATAAAGCGATTAACTTATCTCAGGGTTTTCCTGATTACGATTGTGATCCTAAACTATTAGATTTGGTAACCGATGCAATGCAAAAAGGTTTTAATCAATATGCACCAATGCCAGGCTTACCGCTATTAAGAGAGCTGATAGCTGAGAAAGTGAGTAATTTATATGGAGCAAACTATCATCCGGATACCGAGGTAACCATTACTGCAGGAGGCACTCAGGCGATTTTTACCGCTTTAAGTTGTTGCATTAATTCCGGTGATGAAGTAATCATTTTTGAACCTGCCTATGATTGTTATGCTCCAGCAGTTAAATTACTAGGCGGCCTGGTTAAACCTTATGAGTTGGCCCCTCCTGTTTATGAAATAGATTGGGAAATGGTTAAGAAGCTATTTACAGCCAAAACCAAAATGATTATCCTTAATAGTCCGCAAAACCCCACTGGCTGCACTTTATCAGAGAAGGATATCAAAGCGTTGATTAAACTAACCAGGAACACAGATATTCTGATTTTAAGTGATGAAGTTTATGAGCACATTATATTTGATGGGCACAAACATCGAAGTATCGCCTTATATCCGGAGCTGAGAGAAAGAAGTTTTATAGTGGCTTCATTTGGAAAATTGCTACATGCTACGGGTTGGAAAATGGGGTATTGTCTAGCTCCCGAACGACTAATGAAAGAATTTAGAAAAGTACACCAATTTAATGTTTTTAGTGTCAACACACCTATGCAACTGGGAATTGCCAACTACCTTAAAGATCCGGAAACATACGAAAGTCTTTCGGGCTTCTTTCAGCAGAAACGAGATTTCTTCCGGTCTTTGCTCATGGAAACTAACTTTAAATTACTACCTTGTAACGGATCTTATTTTCAATGCGTTAGCTTTGCGCACTTAAATGAAGAAAAGGATACAGATATGGCCATAAGGCTGGTTAAAGAATATGGCGTAGCTAGTATCCCCGTTTCGGCCTTCTATATTAGAAATACTGATCACCAGGTGTTAAGATTTTGTTTTGCAAAAAAACAAGAAACACTGGAAAAAGCCGTTGAAAGACTAATGAAATTATAA
- a CDS encoding Rieske (2Fe-2S) protein yields MNKLIWHKIETEIEKGEFVKQINVDGKKLCLVRHNDEFFVVQNYCPHAGGVLSGGWCKNGNLICPIHRWEYNLHTGMGAEGQGDYIERYPVQIKPDGLYVGFKKSWIKRLFGG; encoded by the coding sequence ATGAATAAATTGATCTGGCATAAAATCGAAACAGAAATTGAGAAAGGAGAGTTTGTTAAGCAAATTAATGTTGACGGGAAAAAATTATGCCTGGTGAGGCACAATGATGAATTTTTCGTTGTACAGAATTATTGTCCTCATGCAGGAGGGGTATTGAGTGGTGGTTGGTGTAAAAACGGAAACCTGATCTGTCCAATCCATCGTTGGGAGTATAATTTACATACCGGTATGGGAGCGGAGGGACAAGGAGATTATATTGAACGGTATCCTGTACAAATAAAACCCGACGGGTTGTACGTCGGGTTTAAAAAAAGTTGGATTAAAAGGCTTTTTGGAGGTTAA
- a CDS encoding histone H1, translating to MEKFSKVKELLASVEADAEKFYSAGNNAAGTRVRKAMQDLKVLAQEIRTEVTEKKNSAK from the coding sequence ATGGAAAAATTTTCAAAAGTTAAAGAATTATTAGCATCTGTTGAGGCTGATGCAGAGAAATTTTATAGTGCAGGAAACAATGCTGCAGGTACAAGAGTGCGTAAAGCTATGCAAGATTTAAAAGTATTAGCTCAGGAGATCCGCACTGAAGTTACAGAGAAAAAAAATAGTGCTAAATAA
- a CDS encoding DUF2384 domain-containing protein has translation MAATSKPYKTKTKISVVAELIAPYQSLYENSISLLTNSKKGLSAKAALDFLTLSGFSREEFQDTFKTNVKTIQNYISSSSKLDAPLSEKLLKSFSLFDKGIAVFGSADAFHQWLNMPSYGLGDQIPFDLMDTITGISLIEEELIRIEYGDLA, from the coding sequence ATGGCAGCAACTTCAAAACCCTATAAAACAAAAACTAAAATATCTGTTGTTGCTGAGCTAATAGCCCCATATCAATCCTTGTATGAGAATTCAATAAGTCTACTTACAAATTCTAAAAAAGGCTTATCTGCAAAAGCAGCTCTTGATTTTTTAACTTTATCCGGATTCAGCAGAGAAGAATTCCAGGATACTTTCAAAACCAATGTTAAAACCATACAAAATTATATTTCCAGTTCTTCAAAACTGGATGCTCCTTTAAGCGAAAAGCTTTTAAAATCGTTCTCTTTATTCGACAAGGGTATAGCTGTGTTTGGTTCAGCAGATGCATTTCATCAATGGCTCAATATGCCTTCTTACGGCCTTGGCGATCAAATCCCCTTTGATTTGATGGATACCATTACTGGTATTTCTCTTATTGAAGAAGAATTAATCAGGATAGAATACGGTGATTTGGCCTAA
- a CDS encoding response regulator — MANFIHLVEDDEDIRFIIEYVLVEEGYEVEAFATAAAFYSGLLVHRPNLIILDVMLPDGNGISICHKLKSEAATLNIPIIIMSAHAAEKSALDEAGADDFISKPFDLNHFIHQVKEQLPI, encoded by the coding sequence ATGGCTAATTTTATACATCTTGTTGAAGATGATGAAGATATTAGGTTTATTATTGAATATGTGCTTGTAGAAGAAGGCTATGAAGTAGAAGCTTTTGCTACTGCAGCGGCATTCTATAGTGGTTTGCTTGTACATAGACCAAATTTGATCATTTTAGATGTGATGCTACCTGATGGTAATGGTATTAGTATATGTCATAAGTTAAAATCAGAAGCGGCAACGTTAAATATTCCAATCATTATTATGTCGGCTCATGCGGCTGAAAAATCAGCATTAGATGAAGCTGGTGCAGATGATTTTATTAGTAAACCATTTGATCTTAATCACTTTATTCATCAGGTAAAAGAACAACTACCTATTTAA
- a CDS encoding nitrilase family protein gives MNSPNYLNIPNLKVTIFQAYLFWENIDKNLQNLSLRLSLGVKEKTDLIVLPEMFNTGFSMNAPELAEEMNGKTMQWMHSIADKYDCVVTGSLIIKENGNYYNRLIWMLPNGNSSYYDKRHLFGLGDEDKTYTPGKDKVIVELKGWKIRLAICYDLRFPVWLRNQNEEYDILLLIASWPDKRSAHWKALIPARAIENQSYVIAANRIGHDGKEVYHSGHSMCIDPMGKTVYYKPEDEDLYTFSISYEELVKTRRSFPFLKDADQFNIV, from the coding sequence ATGAACAGCCCAAACTACTTAAACATACCTAACCTTAAAGTCACTATTTTTCAGGCATATTTGTTCTGGGAAAACATTGATAAAAACCTGCAAAACCTTTCTTTAAGACTTTCATTAGGGGTGAAAGAAAAAACGGACTTAATTGTCTTACCTGAAATGTTCAACACGGGTTTTAGCATGAATGCTCCTGAGCTTGCAGAGGAAATGAATGGAAAAACAATGCAATGGATGCATTCAATTGCCGATAAATATGATTGTGTAGTTACCGGAAGTTTAATCATTAAGGAAAATGGGAACTATTATAACCGCCTGATCTGGATGTTACCAAATGGAAATTCCAGTTACTATGATAAAAGGCATTTATTTGGATTGGGCGACGAGGATAAGACCTACACTCCCGGAAAAGATAAAGTTATTGTGGAATTAAAAGGCTGGAAAATACGCCTGGCGATTTGTTACGACCTTCGTTTTCCAGTATGGCTTCGTAATCAAAATGAAGAATACGATATTTTATTATTAATAGCCAGCTGGCCTGATAAGCGATCAGCACACTGGAAAGCCTTAATTCCTGCCAGGGCAATTGAAAACCAAAGCTATGTAATAGCAGCCAATAGAATTGGTCACGATGGTAAAGAGGTCTATCATAGCGGACATTCAATGTGTATTGATCCAATGGGCAAAACAGTTTATTATAAGCCCGAAGATGAAGACCTTTATACTTTTAGTATTAGCTACGAAGAACTGGTAAAAACTCGTAGAAGTTTCCCTTTCTTAAAAGATGCCGATCAGTTTAATATCGTATAA
- the mgrA gene encoding L-glyceraldehyde 3-phosphate reductase → MSYTPNSSRYTQMQYRRCGKSGLKLSAISLGLWHNFGHVDQLENCSNILKLAFDQGITHFDLANNYGPPPGSAEENFGRLLERDFSGYRDEMIISTKAGYTMWDGPYGDWGSKKYLVSSLDQSLKRLKLDYVDIFYHHRPDPETPLEETMAALDLVVRQGKALYVGISNYKPIEAARAIQILKELGTPCIIHQPKYSMYERWIEEGLLDMLGNEGVGCIPFSPLAQGMLTDKYLKGIPADSRAAKAQGALQQNQITEERLIQLNQLNAIAERRGQKLAQMALSWILRDERITSVLVGASKPEQLSDSLACLNNITFSKTELDQIEHILSGV, encoded by the coding sequence ATGTCATACACTCCCAACAGTTCCAGGTACACACAGATGCAATATCGCCGATGTGGCAAAAGTGGATTAAAATTATCTGCAATTTCTTTAGGATTGTGGCATAATTTCGGCCATGTCGATCAGTTAGAAAATTGCAGTAACATCTTAAAGTTAGCTTTTGATCAAGGGATTACTCACTTTGATCTGGCTAATAATTATGGACCTCCTCCGGGTTCAGCCGAAGAAAATTTTGGACGTTTACTAGAACGAGATTTTTCAGGATATAGAGACGAAATGATTATTTCTACCAAGGCAGGTTATACCATGTGGGATGGTCCTTACGGCGATTGGGGCTCTAAAAAATACCTGGTATCTAGTCTTGATCAGAGCTTAAAACGATTAAAACTCGATTATGTTGACATTTTCTATCATCATCGTCCTGATCCTGAAACCCCTTTAGAAGAAACCATGGCGGCGCTTGATCTGGTCGTTCGCCAGGGCAAGGCTTTATATGTGGGGATTTCGAATTATAAACCGATTGAAGCAGCCAGAGCTATTCAAATACTGAAAGAACTGGGAACTCCGTGTATCATCCACCAACCAAAGTACTCCATGTACGAACGCTGGATAGAAGAGGGCTTGTTGGATATGCTAGGAAATGAAGGTGTAGGTTGCATTCCCTTTTCACCTCTGGCTCAGGGGATGCTAACTGATAAGTATCTAAAAGGAATTCCTGCTGATTCAAGGGCAGCAAAAGCACAAGGAGCCCTCCAACAAAACCAAATTACGGAAGAACGGTTAATACAGTTAAATCAATTGAACGCAATTGCGGAAAGGCGTGGACAAAAACTAGCTCAAATGGCTTTGTCCTGGATACTACGAGATGAACGCATTACTTCTGTTTTAGTTGGCGCAAGCAAACCTGAGCAATTATCAGATTCTTTAGCTTGTTTAAACAATATTACTTTCAGTAAAACTGAACTCGATCAAATAGAGCATATCCTTTCTGGTGTTTAA
- a CDS encoding GreA/GreB family elongation factor — translation METKSLSLSKSDFKLLKEHLEKSNMSAYNKEKLQAELKDATIYTEDELPLDVVCLKSEARIANVKTGKEFTFKLVMPEEANIKVQKVSVFAPIGIALFGYRTGDSINWEMPDGIQEFKILEVNRL, via the coding sequence ATGGAAACAAAATCATTATCACTGTCAAAAAGCGATTTCAAGCTTTTAAAAGAGCATCTTGAAAAATCAAATATGAGTGCTTACAATAAAGAGAAACTACAAGCCGAGTTAAAAGATGCGACAATTTATACTGAAGACGAGCTTCCATTGGATGTTGTTTGTCTAAAATCAGAAGCCAGAATAGCAAATGTAAAAACAGGAAAGGAATTCACATTTAAGTTAGTGATGCCGGAAGAAGCAAACATTAAAGTTCAAAAAGTATCAGTATTTGCACCAATAGGTATTGCATTATTTGGTTACAGAACAGGTGATAGCATCAACTGGGAAATGCCTGATGGTATTCAGGAGTTTAAAATACTTGAAGTCAATAGGTTGTAA